Within the Miscanthus floridulus cultivar M001 chromosome 17, ASM1932011v1, whole genome shotgun sequence genome, the region GAAATGATTTGATTTTACCAAACGGCAGAAGAAGCGGTGAATTAATGGTGAGTTTAATCAATGGAAGTATGGGTATGGAACTCACAGATGAAGTCAATGATGACGCGGCCGTCGGAGAGCCGGCCCGTGGGGTGGTGGAAGTAGGTGCGTCCCTCGGGTGGCACGATCCGTatcccgccggccgccgccacgccgccggTGTCGGAGTTGGAGTCGCCGAAGTTGAACAGCACcaccggcggccgccgccgcgcctgcTCCTTCTCCTCCCGTGCCACCGGCGGCGGTGATGCCACGGCCAGGCCGGCAGCGGCGCCGCTGCTGCTATTGCTGCTGCCGGGGGTGGCGGCCGCCACGGAGGAGCCGAGGTTGTAGCGGacggccaccatggccgccggcgACATGAAGGACAGCGACAGCACCATCacggccaccaccgccgccgccagcacGCAGAAGTACTGCAGCGGCATGCTGATCACCTTCCCCCCGCCGCCGTTGCCGTTGGTGGCGCCTGCCATGGCGCGGTCGTCGTCGATCTCCACGCTCAGAGTCAGAGCCCTCGCCTTAAGCCTCcttgatggatggatggatattTGTCTCTCTATAGCTGTGGCTAGTCTCAAGATTCAACAACTGTGGAAGAGCATACATACGTGTTCACATTTATATACTTTGCAAGATTCCAAATTTCGTCTTGCACTTTTTTTTATTACAACTAAGTATTTTTGAACTGGCTAGAGACGTGGTCGTATTTAAGGGTACAACAGTAGTTACTCATCGGACTTTATTAATGCTAGTTACTACTTAGTTAGATATGGCCATGGCAGGCAGAAATGGAGGTGCCTGCTACGACCTTTGCACTAAAAATTAGCAGCTAAAATTATTATTAGTGGATCCAAACAGACCTCCAATTATTAGCTACAGGGCTACTAACTATTAATTCCATTAACAGATTTAAAATTATTAATAAGTGCTAATAGTTTATATACACCTTCATATCACTATTAAAAAAATTAGCAGCTATTAGTTATCTAATTTTTAGTGCTGTATAATGGATCCAAAAAGACCCTGTCAAGTTTAAATTAATCTAGAGCTGGGCTATCATAATGCGGAATTTATAATAATTTCACGAGAAACAATTTCGCTCTCACAAGTTTCTGTAAAAGTTTCTCATGTAGCAAAGATTTTATAAAGTCCTGAACAAGGGAGAAGTCATACATATGATCCTACGGAGTACTCGAGAAAATCCTATGACAAATGCACctgttttgtttttgttttttttaattgaTTGACTGTGGCCCATTGCTACAATGACACCAACGCAAGACTAATTTATTGTATACTGTGGAAATAAGATAATTGTGGTAGAGATCTTGTGTGAGCTGTAAACAAAATTATTGGACGAGGCCGAAGGGGGATGGTGTTGACCAAGCCGGAGTGACGGCGGCATGGGATTGGATGTAGACTTGTTCAAGGAAGTGTGACAGGGTGGCCATGTCATCCGCTATCAGTTTTCTTAATTAATTCATATATGGGCTTATTTAATCAATGTACTGGAATATATATAAGATTTGCATTCTAGTTTTCTCTATGGTCCAAATCTCTAGTGATATTTTTTTGGGCCATTTGTTTGTTGTTTCCAGGTAGAGCGTGATTGTCCCCTTCCCATCTGGAACAGAAAATGCAGaaatatatttttaataaatgCAGAAGTTTGAAATGAGAGAGACGACAAGTTTCCACTGTCGTGGGTCTATTGTGTGAAGTTGCAGTATACCAACCAAATTGCAGAAGCCTACTGCATCACATCATCGTCTGTGATAGGCACACGCATGACAGCGACTTGTGTATTATGGTTTTCAGGTTTTTGTGAGACCAGCTGTTAAGGCTAAACAGGTTGAGGTTTATTACAATCTTCATGCCATCTTATCTGACTGACCATGCCCTCTTGATCTGTGAATATCATATTGTTCTATACTTTCCAGCCAAGTAGTAACAAGTCCAATTTACCCTTCACGCAGGAGTACCGCAATGTTTTGACACCGTCAGCCATGAGAAAAAAAAGATTGATTTTTTTTAGCAGAAAAAAAAAGATTGATGTTTTTCTGTGTTTTGGACTTTGGCAAGGTTGCAGTTTGTTTGTTCAGGACCTAGAGCCCACTTGGCTTTAATTCTGATCATGGAAACGTGGCCAGACATGTCCAGGCCTGGCCCCAGTTTCATAAAGAATCAgtatgttcgtttcgtcgtaaacgatcgctGTTGATTGATTTGacgtgagaaaaatactgttccagcttaccACGAACACACCTCAGGCAACCAACCGTCATGGGCATCACTGGGCCGCTCGTTTTTTCCTTAATGGGCAAGATCTTCACACTTGGGCCCGAAGCGACCAGAGGAGGCACTGTGCACTTGTGTGGCTGGGCTGTCGGTCCGCCGAGGCGCCGACCGCCGTCTCTCTCCTCCTCCATCCTTTCTTCAGCGCCTCCTCCCgcgccgccgcacccactccaagCACGCCAGCCGCGCGACGCACTTCGTCGTCCGTGTCTTTACCTCCCGCCTCTTCTCCTCTCTGATAGTACTGTATTGGATTGACGCGCAGTGCCAGTGCACAGCATCCATCCGGTAACGAGGAAGCCTACCTTCTTGTTTTGCTGGATATTTTcagtcctttttattttcttaattGATGAAGTACGATCTCTGCGGGCTCTAGCACAAGTTACAACTGCCGTAGTGTCAGAACTCAGAAAAGTCCTTATTCTACGAACTTCAGCGCGTGCTTTGTCGGTCTAAGCTAAGCTAGCTAGGTTCCATCGCCTGACGCCTTCGATGAAATGCCCAGCCAGTGCCTTGTCTTGATTGGGCACTAATGTATCTTCCTTCCATGATCGTTACAACAATGGATTAGTGACACAGATGGAAAATATAGCACATGATTGTAGTAGCATACTTTCTTTCAAAATGATTGTAGTAGCATAAGACAATCTTATCACAATTCTGCAGCCTTGACGGTGTTCTTATGCATTCATATTTATTGGTACTTTCATTTTAACCCAGCTGCTCTAGTTGGGGCAATGTCTATGGCACTTCTTTTTCTAAGCGATTTCTTTTCGTTTGATGAAACAGTGATGCCCTGACTTCTCTTTCGAGGATTTAGAGTGCACAATGATATTCCGCTAGTGTTATGCTCTTCAACTCGCCAAAAGCAGCAAAGCGAATTGGAGTTCAGTTCCTGTCAGTTGCAAGTGCAGAATGCTTTGGTCGAGATGTCTCTCCGACGCACTTTGCATCCCTGTTAAAGGAATGCATGTCTGTGAATACAGTCCGTCAAATTCACCAGAAGATAATTGCTTATGGCCTTGTTTCTTATCCAGCATCGTTGCTGTCAGTGTCACTCCCACCACTTCCATCGCATTCGTATGTATCGCAAAAATCTTTGGGTACCGGTGTTGTAGCCTCCTATCTTGCTTGTGGTGCTACGAGCGATGCTCTCTCGGTGTTGGAGCGCGTCACGCCATCACCAGCCGTGTGGTGGAATCTACTCGTAAGAGAACACATCAAGGAAGGCCGCCTTGACAGAGCAATTGGTGTATCTTGCCGCATGCTGCGTGCTGGAACTAAGCTAGACCATTTTACTCTGCCATATGCGCTGAAAGCATGCGGGGAGCTACCTTCATACCGTTGTGGTAGCGCATTCCATggactcatatgttgcaatgggttTGAGTCAAATGTCTTCGTATGCAATGCATTGGTGGCGATGTATTCCCGCTGTGGTTCTTTGGAGGATGCCAGTCTGGTGTTTGATGAGATAACGCGGAAGGGAATTGATGATGTTATCTCATGGAACTCAATTGTTGCTGCCCATGTTAAGGGTAGTAATCCGCGGACTGCATTAGACCTGTTTTCAGAGATGACAACGATTGTTCACGGAAAAGCTACAAATGAAAGGTCAGATATCATTAGCATCGTCAACATTCTTCCCTCATGTGCTTCTCTAAAGGCATTGCCTCAAACTAAAGAAATCCACGGCTATGCCATTCGGAATGGCACATTTCCAGATGCTTTTGTGTGCAATGCCCTGATTGATACCTATGCCAAGTGTGGGTCAATGAAGGATGCACTAAAGGTTTTCAATGCAATGGAATTCAAGGATGTCGTTTCTTGGAATGCAATGGTTACTGGATACACCCAAAGTGGGAACTTTGGGGCAGCCTTCGAGCTTTTCAAGAATATGCGCAAGGAAAATATCCCGCTAGACGTCATAACATGGAGTGCTGTAATTGCAGGGTATGCTCAGAGGGGATGTGGCCAAGAGGCCCTTGATGCATTCCAGCAAATGATTCTTTATGGCTCAGAGCCAAATTCTGTCACTATCATCTCTCTATTGTCTGCTTGCGCTTCCTTGGGAGCATTGTCTCAGGGTATGGAAACTCATGCATACTCTCTGAAGAAGTGCCTTCTATCCTTGGATAATGATTTTGGTGGTGACGGTGATGGTGAGGATCTAATGGTGCACAATGCATTAATAGATATGTACTCAAAGTGCAGAAGCTTCAAAGCTGCACGCTCCATATTTGATTCCATACCTCGAAGGGAACGTAATGTGGTGACTTGGACCGTCATGATTGGTGGGTATGCGCAATATGGAGACTCGAATGATGCCCTCAAGCTATTCTCAGAGATGATTTCAAAACCATATGCAGTTGCCCCAAATGCTTATACAATTTCCTGCATTTTGATGGCCTGTGCACATTTGTCAGTTCTTCGTCCTGGTAAGCAGATTCATGCTTATGTCACCCGCCACCATGAGTATGAAGCATCTGTGTACTTTGTGGCAAACTGCCTTATCGATATGTACTCAAAGTGTGGTGATGTCGATACTGCTAGAAATGTATTTGATAGCATGCCTAAAAGGAATGAAGTATCTTGGACTTCAATGATGTCAGGGTATGGAATGCATGGTCGTGGTAAGGAGGCTTTGGACATATTTGACAAGATGCAAAAGGCAGGCTTTGTTCCTGATGATATTTCCTTCCTGGTTCTTCTTTACGCTTGTAGCCATTCTGGCATGGTGGATCAAGGTCTGGATTACTTTGATATCATGCGTAGTGATTATGGTGTAGTTGCCAGTGCAGAGCATTATGCTTGTGTTATTGACTTGCTGGCTCGCTCTGGGCGATTAGATAAGGCATGGAAAACGATTCAGGAAATGCCAATGGAGCCTAGTGCAGTTATCTGGGTTGCATTACTTAGTGCCTGCAGAGTTCATTCGAATGTGGAACTTGCTGAATATGCTCTGAACAAACTGGTCCGTATGAAAGCAGAGAATGATGGATCCTACACGCTTATCTCCAACATATATGCTACTGCAAGGCGGTGGAAAGATGTAGCAAGAATCAGACAACTGATGAAGAAATCAGGGATTAAGAAGAGGCCAGGATGCAGCTGGGTCCAAGGTAAGAAGGGCACTGCATCTTTCTTTGTTGGAGATCGATCACACCCTCTCTCTCCAGAGATATATTCTCTTTTAGAGAGACTAATTGGTCGCATCAAGGTTATGGGTTATGTCCCCGAGACAAACTTTGCACTGCACGATGTTGATGACGAGGAGAAAAATAATCTTCTCACTGAACACAGTGAGAAGCTTGCTCTCGCATATGGGCTCCTCACAACTTCCCCTGGTTGCCCCATACGGATCACAAAGAACCTTCGTGTTTGCGGTGATTGTCACAGTGCATTCACCTACATCTCCAAGATTGTCGACCATGAGATCATTGTACGAGATTCCAGTCGCTTCCATCATTTCAAGAATGGCTCTTGTTCCTGCGGTGGCTATTGGTGATATCTTGTCCTGTGAAAGCAGCAGGTGCAGAAGAAATACTAATGTTTTCCGAGAGAAAGAATACTAATGTGATCATTATTTTTCTCAGTAGGACTAATATGTTCATGACTTTATTACAATGATTCACACAGAATTCTGGTTACCATTATTTTTCTCACTTTGGTTTTAGTTCTTCTGTCACATGCACCTGCACTGGTGTTTATGTTGTTTGCCTCTCTTTATTCATGTCTTATGTCTTATGTTGTTTGCACCTACACAGTACGCTGCTGTTTGTTCTCCTGAATAAGCCCTGCTGTTTGAGTTGCCATTAGGGGTTGATTCTTCTCTGATTAAGTAGTGATACTTAATAACCTTGTATCAGATATTCGCAGTGCCTGTGTTATGATTTTCTAATGGCTTACGTTTCTACAAAAATTGAGCTGATTTTCCCTTTGGAAATTTGAAGACTGTATCATCTTTGTTCTCTTTCTACATTTTTTTTGAATGCAATGTTCTCTTTCTACATTTAATATAGCTAACAccagaacagacctttgatcgaTGGGCATGGTGGAAATTTGTATTTTTATTTCATCAAAATTGTTTGTTTCGACTATTCCTTCTCAAAGAAAAGGGTATTTTTAGCGGTTCAATGTAATCACCTCACTATTGTCCTGTGTGAGACTTGGAGTTGATTTAGTCCATTGGTAGGTTCACTCAAATCCTGAAATGCAATTTAATTAAGGTTTGCTTCTATCAGTCGAAGCTGTGAAAGTTGATAATTTTTACTAAAGCAGCAATTTGTATAATTGCTAAACTTCTCTGCAAGGGTTGAAGCAGCTGGCCTTCCTAAGGTGATGCCTTTTGTTCCTTATTCTTCTCTGCGTTAATTTGTTGTGTACTAGTATGTCTAAAGGTGTGTTTTTTTTTCAGATTTGCTTGACATCAGCTGATTGAGGATTTGTTGAACTGACAGTCAAATTTCTTAACCATTCAATTTATAATCAaaagcttggaatgatgggccaCCCTTGTGTCTTGTAACATCTTTGGGCCCGTCTACTGGGTTTATCTTTTGTATCAGGTGTTTTGTGTATGCTATCAGGCTTGTTATTTTGTGAACCCATTTTATTTAGGCTTGAGATTTCTCTCATCTCTCATACCTTTTCTTTTGTTATTCCACAGAAACAGAGGATAGGGACTCAGAGAGAGTAAGGGTGGGATGTGAAAACTGAGACAGGTAGTGCAGCTACTAGTGCACCATTGGGCGAGCATCTCTCCAGTGACTGCACCGTTTCCATGCAAATCACCGGTGAGTGATAAGAGAACTCCGCTTCTATTGGCTGCCTGTTGTTTCCCTCGATTTGTTTTCTCATCAAGCTCTCCCCGCCTGCCCTGCCAAAACAGCACCAGATTGCTGTGGGTTAGCTTGTTCTTTGTTTGAAATTTGTATGTTTAAGGAACTATtaagcctaccccaacttgcttgggaatgaaaggctatgttgttgtaaGGAACTAGTAAATCTTAGCCCGGGACAAAAAGGGAACTAGTAAATCATTTTTAGATTTTCCCAACAATATAAGCTTACCAATGGCTTTAAAATTGATATGAGAAGACATGGTGTAACTCCAATGAAATGTGTGTGCTCCAATTGGTGTCTCAGCATTAATTTACATAGGAACCCAATAATTTTATCTCACTTGTCACTTTGAAGTATTAATTACTGTTTATACATATATTTGAATTCGTCTGGATTTGAGTTGCCGAGCAACCAGCAGAAGCTGCTCGCTCAATTTAGTGAACACACAACTGCACAGCTACTAACTTCTGATATGATCCATGACTGCACGCCATCCAAAAGGCAAACTAAATGATAAACTAAAATTCCCTGTTGATCAGTTCTGCATGTCAGCAAAGTCACTTGTCTGCCAAGAAACCATGTCACCGGACTCACAGTTAGATGGCTCAGGTCGCATATAGTTCAGCCTTGAAGTTTCCTCAGTAAAATCAGCTCAGAACCAACAAGACACATGAGTCTGCAGAACAGTAAGTGAGCCATCGCCTGATCAACAGTAAAACAGCAGTCCAGCATGTTTCAGCTAGCACTGTCCATCCATCATATGCATCTGAGCACACAGGCTCGTTCGCAACTCAGATGCATCTGAAGTTGCAGCTCACAAACTAAAACCTGACACAGTGATGTTACAGATCACAATAGCCTTCAAAAGCGCAGAGGATTCTTCACAGAATGCTGAATCCAGCCAAAATTCTTCAAATGTGACACCACGTGCCTCACAATAGTCACTAACGGTGTGTTTGGTTTTGGGATATTAGCGACGGGGTGGATCCATCCCTATTTTCTGGATTGGGATCGTCGCACCTCCGTGTTTGGTTGAAGGGCCAGGTCTATCCTAATTTTTTGTTTGGTCGGAGGGATGGAAAGGAATAGGAATA harbors:
- the LOC136518142 gene encoding pentatricopeptide repeat-containing protein At5g16860-like → MLFNSPKAAKRIGVQFLSVASAECFGRDVSPTHFASLLKECMSVNTVRQIHQKIIAYGLVSYPASLLSVSLPPLPSHSYVSQKSLGTGVVASYLACGATSDALSVLERVTPSPAVWWNLLVREHIKEGRLDRAIGVSCRMLRAGTKLDHFTLPYALKACGELPSYRCGSAFHGLICCNGFESNVFVCNALVAMYSRCGSLEDASLVFDEITRKGIDDVISWNSIVAAHVKGSNPRTALDLFSEMTTIVHGKATNERSDIISIVNILPSCASLKALPQTKEIHGYAIRNGTFPDAFVCNALIDTYAKCGSMKDALKVFNAMEFKDVVSWNAMVTGYTQSGNFGAAFELFKNMRKENIPLDVITWSAVIAGYAQRGCGQEALDAFQQMILYGSEPNSVTIISLLSACASLGALSQGMETHAYSLKKCLLSLDNDFGGDGDGEDLMVHNALIDMYSKCRSFKAARSIFDSIPRRERNVVTWTVMIGGYAQYGDSNDALKLFSEMISKPYAVAPNAYTISCILMACAHLSVLRPGKQIHAYVTRHHEYEASVYFVANCLIDMYSKCGDVDTARNVFDSMPKRNEVSWTSMMSGYGMHGRGKEALDIFDKMQKAGFVPDDISFLVLLYACSHSGMVDQGLDYFDIMRSDYGVVASAEHYACVIDLLARSGRLDKAWKTIQEMPMEPSAVIWVALLSACRVHSNVELAEYALNKLVRMKAENDGSYTLISNIYATARRWKDVARIRQLMKKSGIKKRPGCSWVQGKKGTASFFVGDRSHPLSPEIYSLLERLIGRIKVMGYVPETNFALHDVDDEEKNNLLTEHSEKLALAYGLLTTSPGCPIRITKNLRVCGDCHSAFTYISKIVDHEIIVRDSSRFHHFKNGSCSCGGYW